Below is a genomic region from Longimicrobium sp..
CTCACGCGGCTGGCCGACCCCGGCGTCACGCGGCAGCTGCGCGGGCTGCAGGGCGTGGCCGAGGTGAACGTGGTGGGCGGCGTGGAGCGCGAGCTGACGGTGGAGGTCGATCCGCAGCGCATGCAGGCGGCGGGCATCGGCATCCCGCAGGTGGTGCAGGCGGTGCAGTCGCAGAACCTGGCCGCACCCGTGGGGCGCATCAACGGCGCGCTCGACGAGCGCACCATCCGCCTGCGCGGCCGCCTTGCGGACCCCGCCGAGTTCTCGCAGCTCGTGGTGGCGCAGCGCGGCGGGCAGATCATCCGCCTGGGCGAGATCGCCAGCGTGCGCGACGGCACCGAGGAGGCGCGGTCGGTGGCGCTCTTCAACGGTCGTCCCGCGGTGGGGATCGAGGTGGTGAAGTCGCAGGGGTACAGCACCACCGCAGTCGCCGAGCGGGTGCTGGCCGAGATCACGGAGCTTCAGAAGACGCTGCCGGCCGGCGTGAAGCTGGACGTGGTGCAGAACGCGGGCGAGCGGGTGGAGAACTCGGTGGACAACGTGCAGGAGACGCTGTTCGAGGGCGCGCTCCTCACGGTGCTGGTCGTCTTCATCTTCCTCAACTCGTGGCGCAGCACCATCATCACGGGCCTGGCGCTGCCGGTGTCGGTGCTGGCCTCGTTCACGGCGGTGTGGGCCTTCGGCTTCACGCTCAACACGATGTCGCTGCTGGGCCTCTCGCTCGCCATCGGCATCCTGATCGACGACGCCATCGTGGTGCGAGAAAACATCGTGCGCCACGTGGAGATGGGTAAGGACCACTACACGGCGGCGCGCGAGGGCACGGACGAGATCGGCCTGGCGGTGGCGGCCACGACGTTCTCCATCGTCTGCGTCTTCGTCCCCATCGCCTTCATGGGGAGCCTGGCGGAGCAGTGGTTCGCGCCCTTTGCGCTCACCATCGCCTGCTCGGTGCTGGTGTCGCTCTTCGTGTCGTTCTCGCTGGACCCGATGCTCTCCGCCTATTGGCCGGACCCGCACGTCCCCGAGAACGAGAAGTGGTGGATCACGCGCACGCTGGACCGCTTCAACCGCTGGTTCGACCACCAGGCGCACCGCTACCGCGGCGTGATCGGGTGGGCGCTGGACCACCGGCTGTTCATCGTGATGCTGGCGCTGGGGATGTTCCTGGGCGCCCTGCAGATCCCCGCCACCGGCATCCTGGGCTTCGCCGTGGTGCTGGCGATGGCGCTGCTGGCCTCGGTCGTCGCCCCGCTCGTCCCCATCGGGCGCAGGCGCCGCGCGAAGGTCCTGGGAGGGATCGGGCGCGCGGTGGTGGTGCTGGGCTCGCTGATGGTGGGGATGATGGCCGCGGGGATGGTGCCCGTCGTCTACAAGCTGGGCGGCGAGTTCTTTCCCAAGGACGACCGCAGCGAGTTCATGGTGGAGATCGACACGCCGCCGGGCTCCAACCTGGCCTACACGCAGATGAAGGCCGAGGAGGTGGCGGCGCTGGCCCGCGCCAAGCCCGAGGTGCGCTACACGTACACCACGGTGGGCGGGCGCGGCGGCGCGGTGGACGAGGCGACGGTCTACGTGCGCCTCACCCCCAAGGGCGACCGCAAGCGCGGGCAGGAGGTGATCTCCGCCGAGCTTCGCGAAGAGGCCAAGCGCATCGGCGGCGCGCAGGCGGCGCTGGCCACGGGCGGCTTCGGCAACCAGAAGCAGATCCAGATCCAGCTGCGCGGCCCGGACCTGGCCACCCTCAACACCCTCGCCGAGCAGGTGATGGGCGAGGTGAAGCAGGTGCCCGGGGCGGTGGACGTCAGCCTCTCCACCAAGGGCCAGCGCCCGGAGCTCACGGTGGAGCTGAACCGCGGGCTGGCGGGCTCGCTGGGCGTGACGGCGGGGCAGGTGGCGCAGGCTCTCCGCCCCGCCTTCGCCGGGATCGACGCGGGCGACTGGGTGGACCCCTCGGGCGAGACGCGCGACGTGTACGTGCGCTTCTCCGCGGAGGCGCGCAGCCGCACGGCCAACCTGGAGGCGGTGCCGCTGGTGCTCCCCCCCACGGGCGCGGGTGGGCCGGTATCCGTGCCGCTGGGGCAGGTGGCCCGCGTGCAGCGCAACCTGGGCCCCGCCGTCATCAGCCACCTAGACCGCGAGCGCGTCATCAACGTGGAAGCCAACACGGAGGGCGTCCCGCTCACCGACGTGGTCGCCGGGATCACCGAGCGGCTGGAGAAGGTGAACGTCCCCGTGGGCTACCAGGTGTCGCAGGGTGGGGAGACGGAGGACCAGAACGAGGTGTTCGGGCGCATCTTCTTCGCGCTGGGCGTGGCGGTGATGCTGATGTACCTGATCCTGGTCGTCCAGTTCGGCTCCTTTCTGGACCCGCTCCCCATCATGTTCTCCCTGCCGCTCTCGCTGGTGGGGGTGATGCTGGGGCTGCGCATCACGGGGAACACGCTCAACATCATGAGCATGATCGGCGTGATCCTGCTGATGGGGATCGTGGCCAAGAACGCCATCCTGCTGATCGACTTCGCCATCTGGTCGCAGGAGAAGGGGCTGCCGCGGCGCGAGGCGCTGATCGAGGCCGGCGCCATCCGGCTGCGCCCCATCCTTATGACGACCTTCGCGCTGATCGCGGGGATGATCCCGGTGGCGCTGGGGACGGGCGAGGGCGCGCAGTTCCGCTCGCCGCTGGGGGTGGCCGTCATCGGCGGCACCATCACCTCCACCCTGCTCACCCTGATCGCCATCCCGACGTTCTACGAGATCCTGGACGAGCTGCGCGAGAACACGATGGCGTTCTTTGGGCGCAAGTCCACGCACGCCGCCGGAGCGCACGGCGGCGGGCACGATGCCGGCGAGCGCCCGCGGCGGGTGACGGTGCTGGAGCCGGAGGCGGTGCCGGGGGACTGAGGGGCCCTCACCCCCCGGCCCCCTCTCCCGAAAACAGGAGAGGGTGCCCTCTCGTTCTCGGGAGAGGGGGAGCACAACGCGCCGGCGGCGGGCGGCGGTTCGGGGGATGGCACGGGCAGCCACGTGGGGCGGCCCCACCGGGATCGGTGCGAGGCAAACAGGCAGCGAGGAACGAGCGGGGGTGAGGGCGAGCTAAACGGTTGTTCCCGTTGCGTTTAGGTGTAATCTGTTGTAAATTCGGGGCTTAGCTTCGGCGGGCGTGGAGGGGGGCGGGGCTGGACGGGAAGTGACGATAGCGGCTGGCCTTTTGCGGGCCAGATCCTTATACGGGGAAAGGCGATGCAGGCGGAGAGAGAGGCCACGGAGCACGCCACGCTCCCCGAGGCACGGCAGCGCGCCAGGGTGCGCCCGCTGCGGCCGGTGGAGAAGGGGCTCGGCGGGCTGGGGCGCGGGGCAGAGAACCTGCTCGCCAACCTGGGGAGCATCGGCTCGCTGGTGTGGCAGACGGTCGTGTACCTGTTCACCGGGCGCATCCCGCTGCGCGAGGTGGTGCGGCAGATGTACTGGATGGGCGTGTCGTCGGTGCCCATCGTGCTGGTGACGGGGATGCTGGCCGGCGTGGTGACCTCGCAGCAGGGCGGCTACCAGTTCACCGGCTCCGTGCCGCTGTACGTGCTGGGAAGCATCGTGACCTCGTCGGTGGTGCTGGAGCTGGGGCCCATCATGACGGCCGTGGTGCTCATCGGCCGCGTGGGCGCGCGCATCACCGCCGAGCTGGGGACGATGCAGGTGTCCGAGCAGATCGACGCGCTCCACTCGCTGGGGCGCGACCCGGTGCGCACGCTGGTGTCGCCGCGCATCATCGCGGGCGTCATCGTGGTGCCCTGCCTGGTAGGGCTCGCCAACACTGCCGGCATTCTGAGCGGGATGTTCTCCGCGCAGGCCACCATCGGGCTCAGCCCGGACGCGTTCCTGTACGGCGCGCAGCTCTGGTGGCACAGCTGGGACCTCTTCTACTCGCTCAGCAAGGGCGTGGTCTTCGGCTTCGTGATCCCGCTGATCGCCAGCCACATGGGGCTCACCACCCGCGGCGGCGCCGAGGGCGTGGGGAAGGCCACGACGAGCGCGGTGGTGCTGATGACGCTCGCCGTCCTCTTCCTGGACGCGCTCTTCCCGCCCCTCCTGCTCAATTGATGGAGGGCGCGATGGACGACTCGCCGATGGTGGAGTACCGCGACCTGCACAAGCGCTTCGACCGGCCCATCCTGGCCGGGGTGAACCTGCGGGTGGGGCGCGGGGAGACGATCGCGGTGGTGGGGCACTCCGGCACGGGCAAGAGCGTGCTGCTGAAGACCACCATCGGGCTGATCCACCCCGAGCACGGCGACGTGGTGATCGACGGCGATTCGGTCGTCGGCGCACCCAAGCGCACGCTGGACAAGATCCGCCGCAAGGTGGGGTACGTATTCCAGAACGCCGCCCTGTTCGACTCGATGAC
It encodes:
- a CDS encoding ABC transporter permease, encoding MQAEREATEHATLPEARQRARVRPLRPVEKGLGGLGRGAENLLANLGSIGSLVWQTVVYLFTGRIPLREVVRQMYWMGVSSVPIVLVTGMLAGVVTSQQGGYQFTGSVPLYVLGSIVTSSVVLELGPIMTAVVLIGRVGARITAELGTMQVSEQIDALHSLGRDPVRTLVSPRIIAGVIVVPCLVGLANTAGILSGMFSAQATIGLSPDAFLYGAQLWWHSWDLFYSLSKGVVFGFVIPLIASHMGLTTRGGAEGVGKATTSAVVLMTLAVLFLDALFPPLLLN
- a CDS encoding efflux RND transporter permease subunit, which translates into the protein MFISDFAIKKPVVTVVTMLALVVFGLFALWNLDTDEFPEVAPPIVNVAVPYPGASPDIVEREVVEPMEEAIAGISGVDRVTSQSLDGFGTILVEFNFEKDLQQATQDIRDAVSQIRGDLPPEMEEPILTRFDPNDQPIVSLTLSSEALRSPELTRLADPGVTRQLRGLQGVAEVNVVGGVERELTVEVDPQRMQAAGIGIPQVVQAVQSQNLAAPVGRINGALDERTIRLRGRLADPAEFSQLVVAQRGGQIIRLGEIASVRDGTEEARSVALFNGRPAVGIEVVKSQGYSTTAVAERVLAEITELQKTLPAGVKLDVVQNAGERVENSVDNVQETLFEGALLTVLVVFIFLNSWRSTIITGLALPVSVLASFTAVWAFGFTLNTMSLLGLSLAIGILIDDAIVVRENIVRHVEMGKDHYTAAREGTDEIGLAVAATTFSIVCVFVPIAFMGSLAEQWFAPFALTIACSVLVSLFVSFSLDPMLSAYWPDPHVPENEKWWITRTLDRFNRWFDHQAHRYRGVIGWALDHRLFIVMLALGMFLGALQIPATGILGFAVVLAMALLASVVAPLVPIGRRRRAKVLGGIGRAVVVLGSLMVGMMAAGMVPVVYKLGGEFFPKDDRSEFMVEIDTPPGSNLAYTQMKAEEVAALARAKPEVRYTYTTVGGRGGAVDEATVYVRLTPKGDRKRGQEVISAELREEAKRIGGAQAALATGGFGNQKQIQIQLRGPDLATLNTLAEQVMGEVKQVPGAVDVSLSTKGQRPELTVELNRGLAGSLGVTAGQVAQALRPAFAGIDAGDWVDPSGETRDVYVRFSAEARSRTANLEAVPLVLPPTGAGGPVSVPLGQVARVQRNLGPAVISHLDRERVINVEANTEGVPLTDVVAGITERLEKVNVPVGYQVSQGGETEDQNEVFGRIFFALGVAVMLMYLILVVQFGSFLDPLPIMFSLPLSLVGVMLGLRITGNTLNIMSMIGVILLMGIVAKNAILLIDFAIWSQEKGLPRREALIEAGAIRLRPILMTTFALIAGMIPVALGTGEGAQFRSPLGVAVIGGTITSTLLTLIAIPTFYEILDELRENTMAFFGRKSTHAAGAHGGGHDAGERPRRVTVLEPEAVPGD